In a single window of the Flavivirga spongiicola genome:
- a CDS encoding thiol-disulfide oxidoreductase DCC family protein has translation MSFSLPKHKKLILFDGVCNLCNSSVQYVIKHDKKNIFMFTALQSDIGKDLIKRFNIDTEKTDSILLYTPENSLVSKSTAALKIAKYLGFPQSLMGVFFIIPPFIRNWVYDYIAKNRYKWYGKKDACMIPTPELKSKFLE, from the coding sequence ATGTCTTTTTCTTTACCAAAACATAAAAAACTTATCCTATTTGATGGTGTTTGCAACCTTTGTAACAGCAGTGTACAATATGTTATAAAACATGATAAAAAGAATATATTCATGTTTACGGCTTTGCAAAGCGATATTGGCAAAGATTTAATTAAACGATTTAATATAGATACAGAAAAGACCGATTCTATATTATTATACACGCCGGAAAATAGCTTAGTTTCAAAATCTACTGCGGCTTTAAAAATTGCAAAGTATTTAGGATTTCCACAAAGTTTGATGGGTGTGTTTTTTATTATTCCACCATTTATTCGAAATTGGGTTTACGATTACATTGCAAAAAATCGTTATAAATGGTACGGTAAAAAAGATGCTTGTATGATTCCTACTCCCGAATTAAAGAGTAAGTTTTTGGAGTAA
- a CDS encoding DUF2911 domain-containing protein, producing the protein MKTNNLTTLFMCLLLTLSFDTFAQLDAPRGSQMASVSQRVGITNIYVKYSRPSVNDREVWGKLVPYGMNNLGFGTAKESPWRAGANENTIIKFTDDVKIEGESLKAGKYGFHVIVNEDDTATLIFSKDHSAWGSYFYEPSQDALRVKVTTNTISHTELLTYSFISVDATSAVLALQWEKKQIPFKIEVDVTDIVLASFKEEFKGQGGFQRQNWEQAAGYALNNGGDLNEALGWIDGAIAGQFFSQKTFNNLQIKSQILSKLGKEAEAFAAMDEALEFATIIQMHQYGRTLIGQGKKEKALEVFKLNAQKNKGTWPVHYGLARGYSALGNHSKALTHLKKALTNAPNDASKGRVQANIDKLEKGEDIN; encoded by the coding sequence ATGAAAACTAACAATCTGACTACATTATTTATGTGTCTTTTGCTTACTTTAAGCTTTGACACATTTGCTCAATTAGATGCTCCTAGGGGCAGTCAAATGGCTAGCGTATCACAACGAGTTGGTATAACGAATATTTATGTTAAATATTCTAGACCTAGTGTGAATGATAGAGAGGTCTGGGGGAAATTAGTCCCTTATGGTATGAATAACTTGGGATTTGGAACTGCTAAAGAATCGCCTTGGAGAGCTGGAGCCAATGAAAATACCATTATTAAGTTTACTGATGATGTGAAAATTGAAGGAGAATCTCTTAAAGCTGGGAAATATGGGTTTCATGTCATTGTTAATGAAGATGATACTGCTACATTAATTTTTTCTAAAGATCATTCGGCTTGGGGAAGTTATTTTTATGAGCCATCGCAAGATGCTCTAAGAGTAAAAGTAACTACAAATACTATTTCGCATACAGAGTTATTAACTTATAGTTTTATAAGTGTTGATGCAACCTCGGCAGTGTTAGCCTTACAATGGGAAAAGAAACAGATACCATTTAAAATTGAGGTAGACGTTACTGATATTGTTTTGGCGAGTTTTAAAGAAGAATTTAAAGGGCAAGGAGGCTTTCAGCGTCAGAATTGGGAACAGGCTGCTGGTTATGCCTTGAATAATGGTGGCGACTTAAATGAAGCCTTGGGATGGATTGACGGTGCGATTGCTGGGCAGTTTTTCAGTCAAAAAACATTTAATAATCTTCAGATAAAATCTCAAATACTTTCAAAACTTGGGAAAGAAGCCGAAGCTTTTGCTGCCATGGACGAAGCTTTAGAGTTTGCTACTATTATTCAGATGCATCAATACGGTAGAACGCTTATTGGTCAAGGAAAAAAAGAGAAAGCACTAGAAGTTTTTAAATTAAATGCACAAAAGAATAAAGGTACCTGGCCTGTACACTATGGTTTAGCCCGTGGGTATTCTGCATTAGGAAACCATTCAAAAGCCTTAACGCATTTAAAAAAGGCCTTGACTAATGCGCCTAATGATGCTTCTAAAGGACGTGTACAAGCTAATATTGATAAATTGGAAAAAGGAGAAGATATTAATTAA
- the miaE gene encoding tRNA-(ms[2]io[6]A)-hydroxylase: MLGLKLETDPRWVNIAESNIEEILTDHAWCEQKAASNAITIITLNSEYTDLVTDLLVLAQEELEHFQMVHDIIKKRGYKLGRERKDSYVNELYKFMNKGGNRLQSMVDRLLFSAMIEARSCERFKLLSEKINDPELSKFYHDLMISEAGHYTTFIGFARKYGKDIDVDKRWKELIEFESIVIKNYGKTETIHG; encoded by the coding sequence ATGCTTGGTTTAAAACTAGAAACAGATCCTCGTTGGGTAAACATTGCAGAATCAAATATTGAGGAGATTCTAACCGATCATGCCTGGTGTGAACAAAAGGCTGCTTCTAACGCGATCACTATAATTACTTTAAACTCAGAATATACTGATCTGGTTACCGATTTATTAGTATTAGCCCAAGAAGAGCTGGAACATTTCCAAATGGTTCATGATATTATAAAAAAACGTGGTTACAAACTAGGCAGAGAGCGCAAAGACAGCTATGTTAACGAACTTTATAAATTCATGAATAAAGGAGGCAATAGACTACAAAGCATGGTAGATAGACTTCTGTTTTCTGCCATGATTGAAGCCAGAAGCTGCGAACGTTTTAAACTATTATCAGAAAAAATAAATGACCCTGAACTTTCTAAATTCTATCATGACTTAATGATTAGCGAGGCAGGACATTATACAACGTTTATAGGGTTTGCTCGCAAATACGGAAAAGATATTGACGTTGATAAACGCTGGAAAGAACTCATAGAATTTGAAAGTATTGTTATAAAAAACTACGGAAAAACCGAAACCATACATGGATAA
- a CDS encoding endonuclease MutS2 produces MINIHDKTLKDLEFSTVLQQVSEHCVTALGNEKTLLTSPYKNKEALLGALQLTNEYLSSFYNDNRIPNHGFDSISKEIKLLRIENTYLEVHALKKIVSISLTTNDIVRYLKKFEEYYPRLNEYASHIEVTKVIIEKVDAIVDRFGDIKDNASSLLFELRQSINKIKGKINASFSSALTTYHNLEYLDDIRESVVDNKRVLAVKAMYRRKVKGAIMGGSKTGSIVYIEPETTLQHSRELNNLEYEEQEEVIRILKDLTNYIRPFLPLLENYQTFLINMDVISAKAKYARSMNAILPEISENRSMFLRDAYHPLLYLNNLEKKETTFPQTIELKQDSRIIVISGPNAGGKSITLKTVGLLQVMLQSGLLIPVHERSKVCLFDRILSDIGDNQSIENHLSTYSYRLKQMNYFLKKCNKNTLFLIDEFGTGSDPELGGALAETFLEEFYHREAFGIITTHYSNLKILANELPHMLNANMLFDERTLEPLFKLVIGQAGSSFTFEVAQKNGIPYSLINRAKKKIERSKVRFDATIAKLQKERSRLEKTGQSLKLNEKKKIEEADKLEEINAKIQRKLESYQELYDSNQRLIYLGQKVNDIAEKYFDNKQKRELMAELFKVVQIENSKRKKVTAKQKKVIKAKEEQVKKEAEKVVTVIRKKKKEAKKKAIEAPKPKPILKIGDRVRMEDGRAVGSIDKIEKNKAVVNYGIFTTNVSMDQLELVEAKK; encoded by the coding sequence ATGATAAACATTCATGATAAAACATTAAAAGATCTAGAGTTTTCAACTGTTCTGCAACAAGTAAGTGAACATTGTGTAACAGCACTAGGAAACGAAAAAACATTATTAACAAGTCCTTACAAAAATAAGGAAGCGCTTCTAGGTGCTTTACAATTGACCAATGAGTACTTGTCGTCTTTTTATAATGATAACCGTATTCCAAATCATGGTTTTGATTCTATTTCAAAGGAAATTAAACTATTACGTATTGAAAACACGTATTTAGAAGTACATGCATTAAAAAAAATAGTTTCAATTTCATTAACAACAAATGACATCGTTAGGTATCTAAAAAAGTTTGAGGAATATTATCCGAGGCTTAACGAATATGCATCTCATATTGAAGTTACCAAAGTAATTATCGAAAAAGTAGATGCTATTGTAGATCGCTTTGGAGATATAAAAGACAATGCCTCTAGCCTACTTTTTGAGTTACGTCAATCTATTAATAAGATAAAAGGTAAAATAAATGCTAGTTTTTCATCTGCCCTTACTACCTATCATAATCTTGAATATTTAGATGATATTCGTGAATCTGTAGTAGATAACAAACGTGTACTTGCTGTAAAAGCTATGTATCGCCGTAAAGTAAAAGGTGCTATTATGGGTGGAAGTAAAACAGGTAGTATTGTTTATATAGAACCTGAAACGACTTTACAGCACTCACGGGAACTCAATAATTTAGAATACGAAGAACAAGAAGAGGTTATTCGTATTTTAAAAGACCTTACCAATTACATACGTCCATTTTTACCATTATTAGAAAACTACCAAACGTTCTTAATAAATATGGATGTTATTTCAGCAAAAGCGAAGTATGCACGATCTATGAATGCTATTCTTCCCGAAATATCTGAAAACAGAAGTATGTTTTTGAGAGATGCTTATCACCCACTTTTATATTTAAACAATTTAGAAAAAAAAGAAACCACCTTTCCGCAAACTATAGAATTAAAACAAGACAGCAGAATCATAGTCATCTCTGGCCCTAATGCCGGAGGCAAAAGTATTACTCTTAAAACAGTTGGTTTATTGCAAGTGATGTTACAAAGTGGCTTGCTAATTCCTGTCCATGAACGCAGTAAAGTTTGTTTATTCGATAGGATCTTAAGTGATATTGGTGATAATCAATCTATTGAAAATCACTTAAGTACATATAGCTATCGTCTAAAACAAATGAATTATTTTTTAAAGAAATGCAATAAGAATACGCTTTTTTTAATTGATGAATTCGGTACAGGTAGTGATCCTGAACTTGGTGGTGCTTTAGCCGAAACGTTTTTAGAAGAGTTTTATCATAGAGAAGCATTTGGTATCATAACAACGCACTATTCTAATTTAAAGATTTTAGCAAACGAATTGCCACATATGCTTAATGCGAATATGCTTTTTGATGAACGTACACTAGAACCTCTTTTTAAATTGGTTATTGGACAAGCCGGAAGTTCGTTTACTTTTGAAGTGGCACAAAAAAATGGTATTCCTTATAGCTTAATAAATCGCGCTAAAAAGAAAATTGAACGCAGTAAAGTACGTTTTGACGCTACGATTGCTAAGCTTCAAAAGGAACGTTCTCGTCTAGAAAAAACAGGACAATCGTTAAAACTAAACGAGAAGAAAAAAATAGAAGAGGCCGATAAGCTTGAAGAAATTAATGCCAAAATTCAAAGGAAATTAGAAAGTTATCAAGAGCTCTACGATAGCAACCAACGTCTTATTTATTTAGGACAAAAAGTGAACGATATTGCCGAAAAATACTTCGATAACAAACAAAAACGTGAGCTCATGGCGGAGCTTTTTAAGGTGGTTCAAATTGAAAACTCTAAGCGTAAAAAAGTGACCGCCAAACAGAAAAAAGTCATAAAAGCAAAAGAAGAGCAAGTAAAAAAGGAAGCCGAAAAAGTGGTAACCGTTATTCGCAAAAAGAAAAAAGAAGCCAAGAAAAAAGCCATTGAAGCTCCAAAACCTAAACCTATTTTAAAAATTGGAGATCGCGTACGTATGGAAGATGGTCGTGCTGTTGGTAGCATCGATAAAATAGAAAAAAACAAAGCGGTTGTAAACTACGGTATATTTACGACCAATGTTAGTATGGATCAATTGGAACTCGTAGAAGCTAAAAAATAG
- a CDS encoding serine hydrolase domain-containing protein has product MNKLFFILTGLLFINAYCQEDTPIALNINKEEGMSYTPLSKMGIDSTYVYSKVDSIITNGIKNNAFPGAQVLVAKNGTIVFHESYGYHTYNNIQAVANNDIYDLASVTKIAGPLPAIMKLVDNGKLNLDQPFSTYWKPWKKIEDKKDMTLREILAHQAGLVPYIIFLNVVIKKNGKLKKRFVRTTPNFKFKKQAFDHLFVKNNFNLKMYRMINKSKVSTEKKYKYSGLAFLIFPKLIEQLTGQSYERYITEHFYHPLKAFTLGFNPKTKNQTNKIVPTEIDTLYRHTLTQGWVHDENASLLGGISGNAGLFGTANDLAKLMQMYQNFGVLNGHRFISEATLREFTKIQYPKNENRRGLGFDKPLIKNAELNLNEAYPAPEASEQSFGHSGFTGTFVWADPKHQLVFVFLSNRVYPTRENRNLYKLNIRGALQQVFYKALSTPKE; this is encoded by the coding sequence ATGAATAAATTATTTTTTATACTTACTGGTTTATTGTTTATAAACGCCTACTGTCAGGAGGATACACCTATTGCCTTGAACATTAATAAAGAAGAAGGCATGTCCTATACCCCACTTTCGAAAATGGGTATTGATTCAACTTACGTCTATTCTAAGGTTGATTCTATTATAACGAATGGTATAAAAAATAACGCTTTCCCAGGGGCACAGGTTTTGGTAGCTAAAAACGGTACCATCGTATTTCATGAAAGCTACGGTTATCACACCTACAATAACATACAGGCTGTAGCCAATAATGATATTTACGATCTTGCTTCTGTTACTAAAATAGCAGGCCCTTTGCCAGCGATTATGAAATTAGTTGACAATGGTAAATTAAATTTGGACCAACCTTTTAGCACCTATTGGAAACCATGGAAAAAAATTGAGGACAAGAAGGATATGACTCTAAGGGAAATACTTGCGCACCAAGCAGGATTAGTACCCTATATTATTTTTTTGAATGTAGTGATTAAGAAAAATGGAAAACTCAAGAAAAGGTTTGTCCGCACAACACCGAATTTCAAGTTCAAAAAACAAGCGTTTGACCACCTGTTTGTAAAAAACAACTTCAATCTCAAAATGTATCGCATGATCAATAAATCTAAAGTAAGTACCGAAAAAAAGTATAAATATTCAGGACTAGCCTTTTTGATTTTCCCAAAACTTATTGAGCAATTGACTGGACAATCCTATGAGCGTTATATCACAGAGCACTTTTATCATCCTTTAAAAGCCTTTACCTTGGGCTTTAATCCAAAAACAAAAAACCAAACCAATAAGATTGTTCCCACAGAAATAGATACCCTTTATCGACATACACTGACCCAAGGTTGGGTCCATGATGAAAATGCCTCCCTTTTGGGTGGTATTTCGGGTAATGCTGGACTTTTTGGAACTGCTAACGATTTGGCCAAATTGATGCAGATGTATCAAAACTTTGGAGTCCTTAATGGCCATAGGTTTATTTCTGAAGCTACCTTAAGGGAATTTACCAAAATACAATATCCAAAAAATGAAAACAGAAGGGGTTTAGGTTTTGACAAACCCTTAATCAAAAATGCGGAGCTCAATTTGAATGAAGCCTACCCAGCACCCGAAGCAAGTGAACAAAGTTTTGGGCATAGTGGTTTTACAGGCACCTTCGTTTGGGCAGATCCAAAACACCAATTGGTATTTGTTTTTCTTTCCAATCGGGTCTATCCAACCCGTGAAAACAGAAATCTATATAAGCTGAACATTCGGGGAGCACTTCAACAAGTGTTTTATAAAGCTTTGAGCACTCCCAAAGAATAG
- a CDS encoding fibronectin type III domain-containing protein, which yields MKKKLLLFIILIFIGFIGSAQCPKPYQLSTNTKTTNSITLTWNSGNNALTGNFEIEYGPRNFSPGTGTKISSSYVALQINNLNSNTPYDFYVTNKCGSTPTTSDVYQDITIADYCNGDLFLDPGFNENYVGEHYESYNIRPNSPDQRIVLDFDVFELSPNATLKIWQGSYALGNPIAEYDNNSLPTEPITSKAANGELYVQFESNNSQNNAIGWVGKITCIDKPQCNAPRFVSPTSITYNSITLRWTKSTANRTFIEYGPKDFIMGTGEKVNTYSNTIEISSLNELTEYDFYLTEECEDLSLSDTNKIPSVSTKPFCESTISFRRLDAYKLNQIELTGVNIDPDLNEEWQLEYGLKGFTPGEGTTQNYASKDIILGNLENDTEYDFYLRNKCGDRFSSPKGPFSKKTNVDYCSEGKIYDRGGKDKIYTDYQYTRDKYIYLRDNTRARIKVNSIRLTSYEEIKIYDGPDSNSPLLRHLRRNLPPGEFVSSGNSNVIFFDIKNNHYNYSDIKWDIDITCEPTPNCEEATNFQVKASKLTHNQCELNWTKTSNLSDSYSIEYGLEGFERGTGTIVQTNEDFITLINLSKSTSYQAYITTVCAAGGQNNIYVEPLTFKTTPNYFGGDKFTDDGGVDNNIPENQTKITTIYPKDDGERIRITFDYIELMTSYHYNSLKIYSGTNTDSEPIVQLKTTSDFETKGYSFSSDDPNGAITIEYIGNDSYSRYFSRGWEADIISELIPDCSEPFNISTTNFTHQEINLTWESETDVSEWKIEYGPAGFIRGNGIVKDTNNENISITDLSPDTVYDFYISSKCGNGNFNDYAPVYKEKTRKDFSNGVLLTSNDEIRTIYPNNNGERIRIEFTHFNIEPYNQSTWKSEVVVNFLNELKTYNYYSCYVFNHDSNLYPVVSEKEDGSISYFQNIDGTSYWEAKVYSEPKPTCETTNEKEFLFQRVSHKEVELIWEKNDESTTYKVEYGPLGFTLGTGITKEFDSNRQFLESGLRRPYHTYNTENNRFDPNLIYYSIILDDLYEDTEYEFYITTICPDGFTNTFPVPKLIKTTANLVNTGIYHANSSGQMKQRKLWTIVGQLENTTIYPNSSEDRVVATIKRLKIPQYSGGDPFTVFNNNSTKDENTVLFSTNWEIPFIHDETVIKADNDSGCLTFNFSFSNSRAFGYIPETVESWWDGSPGGWIVEITSEPKNTLNVKDMADTKNIQLYPNPSKDHFFIKNNLDLDIKEISINDITGRSVKKYFNTNLNQKLDFNLPSGTYFVIIKTENDTASIKRIIVE from the coding sequence ATGAAAAAAAAGCTACTACTATTTATTATTCTAATCTTTATAGGTTTTATAGGAAGTGCTCAATGTCCTAAGCCATACCAACTAAGTACTAATACTAAAACAACCAATTCTATAACATTAACCTGGAACTCAGGAAACAATGCGTTGACAGGTAATTTTGAAATAGAATACGGCCCTAGAAACTTCAGCCCTGGAACCGGAACTAAAATTTCGAGTTCATATGTTGCTTTGCAAATCAACAATTTAAACTCTAATACGCCGTATGATTTTTATGTAACAAATAAATGCGGAAGCACACCTACAACATCTGATGTTTACCAAGATATAACCATTGCAGATTACTGTAACGGAGATCTGTTTTTAGACCCTGGTTTTAATGAAAATTACGTAGGCGAACATTATGAATCTTACAATATTAGACCAAATTCTCCTGATCAAAGAATAGTTTTAGATTTTGATGTATTTGAGTTATCACCCAATGCTACATTAAAAATTTGGCAAGGTAGTTACGCTCTTGGAAATCCTATTGCAGAGTACGACAATAACTCGCTACCCACAGAACCCATCACTTCTAAAGCAGCAAATGGCGAACTATATGTTCAATTTGAATCAAATAATTCACAAAACAATGCTATTGGTTGGGTAGGAAAAATTACTTGCATTGACAAACCACAATGCAATGCACCCAGGTTTGTTTCTCCTACAAGTATTACCTATAATTCAATCACGTTAAGATGGACAAAAAGCACAGCTAACCGTACATTTATAGAATATGGTCCTAAAGATTTTATAATGGGTACAGGTGAAAAAGTTAACACTTATTCAAATACAATAGAAATATCATCCTTAAATGAGTTGACAGAATATGATTTTTACCTAACTGAAGAATGCGAAGACTTAAGCTTAAGTGATACAAATAAAATCCCTTCTGTTTCTACAAAACCTTTTTGTGAATCAACTATTTCCTTTAGAAGACTTGATGCTTATAAATTAAATCAAATAGAATTAACCGGGGTAAATATTGATCCTGATCTTAATGAAGAGTGGCAGCTGGAATATGGATTAAAAGGCTTTACACCTGGTGAGGGTACTACACAAAATTACGCTTCAAAAGATATTATTCTTGGAAATCTGGAGAACGATACTGAATATGACTTTTATTTAAGGAATAAGTGTGGTGATCGTTTTAGTAGCCCAAAAGGGCCATTCTCAAAAAAAACAAATGTTGATTATTGTAGTGAAGGTAAAATATATGACAGAGGAGGTAAAGATAAAATTTATACCGACTATCAATATACAAGGGATAAATATATATACCTAAGGGACAATACAAGGGCTCGAATAAAAGTAAACTCAATACGGCTTACAAGTTATGAGGAAATTAAAATATATGATGGTCCCGATTCAAATAGCCCTTTACTAAGGCATTTGCGCCGTAATTTACCTCCAGGTGAGTTTGTTTCCTCAGGAAATAGTAATGTCATTTTCTTTGATATTAAAAATAATCATTATAATTACTCTGACATCAAATGGGACATAGACATAACTTGTGAACCAACTCCTAACTGTGAAGAAGCCACAAATTTTCAAGTTAAAGCCTCTAAATTAACCCATAATCAATGTGAGTTAAACTGGACTAAAACATCTAATTTAAGCGATAGTTACAGTATAGAGTATGGATTAGAAGGTTTTGAAAGAGGAACAGGTACCATAGTACAAACGAATGAAGATTTTATCACGCTCATTAATCTTAGTAAATCAACGTCATACCAGGCTTATATTACTACGGTATGTGCTGCAGGAGGTCAGAATAATATATATGTTGAACCACTAACTTTTAAAACAACCCCTAATTATTTTGGAGGAGATAAGTTTACTGATGATGGTGGCGTGGACAATAATATTCCGGAAAATCAAACGAAAATTACAACCATATATCCGAAAGATGATGGAGAAAGAATTCGTATTACTTTTGATTATATTGAGTTAATGACTAGTTACCATTACAATTCTTTAAAAATATATAGTGGCACTAATACAGATTCAGAACCAATTGTACAGCTAAAAACCACAAGTGATTTTGAGACGAAAGGTTATTCATTTTCTTCTGATGATCCAAATGGAGCTATCACAATAGAATACATTGGCAATGATTCGTATTCAAGGTATTTTTCAAGAGGTTGGGAAGCTGATATAATCAGTGAGTTAATCCCTGATTGTAGTGAACCTTTCAATATTTCAACAACCAATTTTACCCATCAGGAAATAAACTTAACCTGGGAGTCTGAAACGGATGTGTCCGAATGGAAAATTGAATATGGCCCTGCTGGTTTTATTAGAGGGAATGGGATCGTAAAAGACACTAATAATGAAAATATCAGTATCACAGACTTATCTCCTGATACAGTATATGATTTCTATATATCTTCAAAATGTGGCAACGGTAACTTCAATGATTATGCTCCTGTTTACAAAGAAAAAACAAGGAAAGACTTCTCAAACGGTGTCTTATTAACTTCTAATGATGAAATAAGGACAATATATCCCAACAATAATGGGGAAAGAATTAGAATTGAATTTACCCATTTCAATATTGAACCATATAATCAGAGCACCTGGAAAAGTGAAGTCGTGGTTAATTTCTTAAATGAACTAAAAACATATAACTATTACAGTTGTTATGTTTTTAACCATGACTCTAATTTATACCCTGTAGTTTCTGAAAAAGAAGATGGGTCTATATCCTATTTTCAAAATATAGATGGCACTTCATATTGGGAAGCAAAAGTATATAGTGAGCCTAAACCTACTTGCGAAACAACAAATGAAAAAGAATTTTTGTTTCAAAGGGTGAGTCATAAAGAAGTGGAGCTTATTTGGGAAAAAAATGACGAAAGCACAACATATAAGGTTGAATATGGTCCTCTTGGTTTTACTTTGGGAACTGGTATTACAAAAGAATTTGATAGTAACAGGCAATTTTTGGAGTCAGGACTTCGCAGACCTTATCATACTTATAATACAGAAAACAACCGTTTTGATCCAAATTTGATTTATTATTCTATTATTCTTGATGATTTATACGAAGATACAGAATACGAATTCTATATTACAACGATATGTCCTGATGGGTTTACCAATACCTTCCCGGTACCAAAACTCATTAAAACAACTGCTAATTTAGTTAATACAGGAATATATCATGCGAATTCCTCTGGACAAATGAAACAAAGAAAACTTTGGACTATAGTGGGGCAACTTGAAAACACAACCATTTATCCAAACTCATCAGAAGACAGAGTTGTAGCGACAATAAAGCGCTTAAAAATCCCTCAATACTCAGGGGGAGATCCCTTTACTGTTTTCAATAATAATAGCACTAAAGATGAAAATACAGTGCTTTTTTCTACTAATTGGGAAATACCATTTATTCATGATGAAACTGTTATAAAAGCCGATAACGATAGTGGTTGTTTAACTTTTAACTTCTCATTCTCAAATAGCCGTGCTTTTGGTTATATCCCAGAGACCGTAGAAAGTTGGTGGGACGGCTCTCCTGGAGGCTGGATTGTTGAAATAACTTCAGAACCAAAAAACACCTTGAATGTAAAAGATATGGCTGATACCAAGAATATTCAGTTATATCCAAACCCTTCCAAGGACCATTTCTTTATAAAAAATAATTTAGATTTAGATATTAAAGAAATTAGTATCAATGATATTACAGGTAGAAGTGTGAAAAAATATTTCAATACAAATTTGAATC